A portion of the Drosophila sechellia strain sech25 chromosome 2R, ASM438219v1, whole genome shotgun sequence genome contains these proteins:
- the LOC6608211 gene encoding protein patched, with amino-acid sequence MNRDSLPRVPDTHGDVVDEKLFSDLYIRTSWVDAQVALDQIDKGKARGSRTAIYLRSVFQSHLETLGSSVQKHAGKVLFVAILVLSTFCVGLKSAQIHSKVHQLWIQEGGRLEAELAYTQKTIGEDESATHQLLIQTTHDPNASVLHPQALLAHLEVLVKATAVKVHLYDTEWGLRDMCNMPSTPSFEGIYYIEQILRHLIPCSIITPLDCFWEGSQLLGPESAVVIPGLNQRLLWTTLNPASVMQYMKQKMSEEKISFDFETVEQYMKRAAIGSGYMEKPCLNPLNPNCPDTAPNKNSTQPPDVGAILSGGCYGYAAKHMHWPEELIVGGAKRNRSGHLRKAQALQSVVQLMTEKEMYDQWQDNYKVHHLGWTQEKAAEVLNAWQRNFSREVEQLLRKQSRIATNYDIYVFSSAALDDILAKFSHPSALSIVIGVAVTVLYAFCTLLRWRDPVRGQSSVGVAGVLLMCFSTAAGLGLSALLGIVFNAASTQVVPFLALGLGVDHIFMLTAAYAESNRREQTKLILKKVGPSILFSACSTAGSFFAAAFIPVPALKVFCLQAAIVMCSNLAAALLVFPAMISLDLRRRTAGRADIFCCCFPVWKEQPKVAPPVLPLNNNNGRGARHPKSCNNNRVPLPAQNPLLEQRADSPGSSHSLASFSLANFAFQHYTPFLMRSWVKFLTVMGFLAALISSLYASTRLQDGLDIIDLVPKDSNEHKFLDAQTRLFGFYSMYAVTQGNFEYPTQQQLLRDYHDSFVRVPHVIKNDNGGLPDFWLLLFSEWLGNLQKIFDEEYRDGRLTKECWFPNASSDAILAYKLIVQTGHVDNPVDKELVLTNRLVNSDGIINQRAFYNYLSAWATNDVFAYGASQGKLYPEPRQYFHQPNEYDLKIPKSLPLVYAQMPFYLHGLTDTSQIKTLIGHIRDLSVKYEGFGLPNYPSGIPFIFWEQYMTLRSSLAMILACVLLAALVLVSLLLLSVWAAVLVILSVLASLAQIFGAMTLLGIKLSAIPAVILILSVGMMLCFNVLISLGFMTSVGNRQRRVQLSMQTSLGPLVHGMLTSGVAVFMLSTSPFEFVIRHFCWLLLVVLSVGACNSLLVFPILLSMVGPEAELVPLEHPDRISTPSPLPVRSSKRSGKSYVVQGSRSSRGSCQKSHHHHHKDLNDPSLTTITEEPQSWKSSNSSIQMPNDWTYQPREPRPASYAAPPPAYHKAAAQQHHQHQGPPTTPPPPFPTAYPPELQSIVVQPEVTVETTHSDSNTTKVTATANIKVELAMPGRAVRSYNFTS; translated from the exons ATGAACCGCGACAGCCTCCCACGCGTTCCGGACACACACGGCGATGTGGTCGATGAGAAATTATTCTCGGATCTTTACATACGCACCAGCTGGGTGGACGCCCAAGTGGCGCTCGATCAGATAGATAAG GGCAAGGCGCGTGGCAGCCGCACGGCGATCTATCTGCGATCAGTATTCCAGTCCCACCTCGAAACCCTCGGCAGCTCCGTGCAAAAGCACGCGGGCAAGGTGCTGTTCGTGGCGATCCTGGTGCTGAGCACCTTCTGCGTCGGCCTGAAGAGCGCCCAGATCCACTCCAAGGTGCACCAGCTGTGGATCCAGGAGGGCGGCCGGCTGGAGGCGGAGCTGGCCTACACACAGAAGACGATCGGCGAGGACGAGTCGGCCACGCATCAGCTGCTCATCCAGACGACCCACGATCCGAACGCCTCCGTCCTGCATCCGCAGGCGCTGCTTGCCCACCTGGAGGTCCTGGTCAAGGCCACCGCCGTCAAGGTGCACCTCTACGACACCGAGTGGGGGCTGCGCGACATGTGCAACATGCCGAGCACGCCCTCCTTCGAGGGCATCTACTACATCGAGCAGATCCTGCGCCACCTCATCCCGTGCTCGATCATCACGCCGCTGGACTGTTTCTGGGAGGGAAGCCAGCTGTTGGGTCCGGAATCGGCAGTCGTTATACC AGGCCTCAACCAACGACTCCTGTGGACCACCCTGAATCCCGCCTCTGTGATGCAGTACATGAAGCAGAAGATGTCCGAGGAAAAGATCAGCTTCGACTTCGAGACCGTGGAGCAGTACATGAAGCGGGCGGCCATTGGCAGTGGCTACATGGAGAAGCCCTGCCTGAACCCACTGAATCCCAATTGCCCGGACACGGCGCCGAACAAGAACAGCACCCAGCCGCCGGATGTGGGAGCCATCCTGTCCGGAGGCTGTTACGGTTATGCCGCCAAACACATGCACTGGCCGGAGGAGCTGATTGTGGGCGGAGCGAAGAGGAACCGCAGCGGACACTTGAGGAAGGCCCAGGCCCTGCAGTCGGTGGTGCAGCTGATGACCGAGAAGGAAATGTACGACCAGTGGCAGGACAACTATAAGGTGCACCATCTCGGATGGACGCAGGAGAAGGCCGCGGAGGTTTTGAACGCCTGGCAGCGCAACTTTTCCCGGGAGGTGGAACAGCTGCTCCGGAAACAGTCGAGAATCGCCACCAACTACGATATCTACGTGTTCAGCTCGGCTGCTCTGGATGACATCCTGGCCAAGTTCTCCCATCCCAGCGCCTTGTCCATTGTCATCGGCGTGGCCGTCACGGTTTTGTATGCCTTCTGCACGCTCCTCCGTTGGAGAGACCCCGTCCGTGGCCAGAgcagtgtgggcgtggccggagTTCTGCTCATGTGCTTCAGTACCGCCGCCGGATTGGGATTGTCAGCCCTGCTCGGCATCGTTTTCAATGCGGCCAGCACCCAGGTGGTTCCGTTTTTGGCCCTGGGTCTGGGCGTCGATCACATCTTCATGCTGACCGCTGCCTATGCGGAGAGCAATCGGCGGGAGCAGACCAAGCTGATCCTCAAGAAAGTGGGACCGAGCATCCTGTTCAGTGCCTGCAGCACGGCAGGATCCTTCTTTGCGGCCGCCTTTATTCCGGTGCCGGCTCTGAAGGTGTTCTGCCTGCAGGCTGCCATCGTAATGTGCTCCAATTTGGCAGCGGCTCTGTTGGTTTTTCCGGCCATGATTTCGTTGGATCTGCGGAGGCGTACCGCCGGCAGGGCGGACatcttctgctgctgtttccCGGTGTGGAAGGAACAACCGAAGGTGGCTCCCCCGGTGCTGCCcctgaacaacaacaacggacGCGGTGCCCGGCATCCGAAgagctgcaacaacaacagggtACCGCTTCCCGCCCAGAATCCTCTGCTGGAACAGAGGGCAGACAGCCCTGGAAGCAGTCACTCACTGGCATCCTTCTCCCTGGCCAACTTCGCCTTCCAGCACTACACTCCCTTCCTCATGCGCAGCTGGGTGAAGTTTCTGACCGTTATGGGTTTCCTGGCGGCCCTCATATCCAGCCTGTATGCGTCCACGCGCCTCCAGGATGGCCTGGACATTATTGATCTGGTGCCCAAGGACAGCAACGAGCACAAGTTCCTGGATGCTCAAACTCGGCTCTTTGGCTTCTACAGCATGTATGCGGTTACCCAGGGCAACTTTGAATATCCCACTCAGCAGCAGTTGCTCAGGGACTACCATGATTCCTTTGTGCGGGTGCCACATGTGATCAAGAACGACaacggtggactgccggactTCTGGCTGCTGCTCTTTAGCGAGTGGCTGGGAAATCTGCAAAAGATATTCGACGAGGAGTACCGCGACGGACGGCTGACCAAGGAGTGCTGGTTCCCCAACGCCAGCAGCGACGCCATCCTGGCCTACAAGCTCATCGTGCAAACCGGCCATGTGGACAACCCCGTGGACAAGGAACTGGTGCTCACCAACCGCCTGGTCAACAGCGATGGCATCATCAACCAACGCGCCTTCTACAACTATCTGTCGGCATGGGCCACCAACGACGTCTTCGCCTACGGAGCTTCTCAG GGCAAACTGTATCCGGAACCGCGCCAGTATTTTCACCAACCCAACGAGTACGATCTTAAGATACCCAAGAGTCTGCCATTGGTCTACGCTCAGATGCCCTTTTACCTCCACGGACTAACAGATACCTCGCAGATCAAGACCCTGATAGGTCATATTCGCGACCTGAGCGTCAAGTACGAGGGCTTCGGCCTGCCCAACTATCCATCGG GCATTCCCTTCATCTTCTGGGAGCAGTACATGACCCTGCGCTCCTCACTGGCCATGATCCTGGCCTGCGTGCTACTCGCCGCCCTGGTACTGGTCTCCCTGCTCCTGCTCTCCGTTTGGGCCGCCGTTCTGGTGATCCTCAGCGTTCTGGCCTCGCTGGCCCAGATATTCGGGGCCATGACTCTGCTGGGCATTAAGCTCTCGGCCATTCCGGCAGTCATACTTATCCTCAGCGTGGGCATGATGCTGTGCTTCAATGTGCTGATATCACTG GGCTTCATGACATCCGTTGGCAACCGACAGCGCCGCGTCCAGCTGAGCATGCAGACGTCCCTGGGGCCACTGGTCCATGGCATGCTGACCTCCGGAGTGGCCGTCTTCATGCTCTCCACGTCGCCCTTTGAGTTTGTCATCCGGCACTTCTGCTGGCTTCTTCTGGTGGTCTTGTCCGTGGGCGCCTGCAACAGCCTGTTGGTGTTCCCCATCCTTCTGAGCATGGTGGGACCGGAGGCGGAGCTGGTGCCGCTGGAGCATCCAGACCGCATATCCACGCCCTCTCCGCTACCCGTGCGCAGCAGCAAGAGATCGGGCAAATCCTATGTGGTGCAGGGATCGCGATCCTCGCGAGGCAGCTGCCAGAAGTcgcatcaccaccaccacaagGACCTAAATGATCCATCGCTGACGACGATCACCGAGGAGCCGCAGTCCTGGAAgtccagcaactcgtctaTCCAGATGCCCAACGATTGGACCTACCAGCCGCGGGAACCGAGGCCCGCCTCCTACGCGGCCCCGCCCCCCGCCTACCACAAGGCCGCCgcccagcagcaccaccagcaccaggGCCCGCCCACAACGCCTCCGCCGCCCTTCCCGACGGCCTATCCGCCGGAGCTGCAGAGCATCGTGGTGCAGCCGGAGGTGACGGTGGAGACGACGCACTCGGACAGCAACACCACCAAGGTGACGGCCACGGCCAACATCAAGGTGGAGCTGGCCATGCCCGGCAGGGCGGTGCGCAGCTATAACTTTACGAGTTAG